The genomic stretch CACGCGAAGTTAATGTCAATGTTTTTGCTTGTGACACCATTGCGTCTACAATTTTCGGGTGACAATGTCCTTGATTTACTGCAGAATACGCAGAAAGAAAGTCGTAATACTTTTTGCCTTCTACGTCCCAAACATACACGCCTTCACCTCTATTCAAAACCACAGGAAGTGGATGATAGTTGTGTGCGCCATACTTGTTTTCTAAATCAATTGCTTGCTGAGATGTTAATTGTTGTTCTAAAACAGCCATAATAATAAAGTTTTAAATGATATATAAATTACCATTCCTTCTCTACCTTTATCCTTTCGAGGAATCGAAAATTCAGCGTGGGAGAGAAATCATCCCTAGAGACTTGCAAATTACTAAATATGAATAGGATAATAAAATTTATTTATGCTGCATTTTAGCGTATAATGTTTATTTATAGTTTTTCTTAATTAACGTGAGTTTGACATAAGAAACCATTAGTATTAAATGAAAAGCCATTTTAAACCAACTATTTGTCAGTTCGAGCGCAGACGAGAACCTAAGCAAAACTAGTTTTCAATTGAATCTCGACTGTGCTTGATTTGACATTTATATTTGAAAATCAAAGATATAACAGTGAGTTTATATCGAACTTACGTTAATTATATAACCATAGAATGTAAAAACGTGTCATGCTGAAAAAAGTTTAGAATGACACATTTATAAGTTACATTCACTAAACAGCGTATCTCAATTTCCAGTTTCATTCATTTTTCCTGATAATAATGACACTTGGAATTCCAAACGTTTCATTTCTCTCAATATAGCATTTTTGTCCATTTGCATCCAAGCAAATATTTTCAGCATACTTACGCCAAGTAAAAATACCAAGCCGCCAATTCCCCATTTTACCAGTTCTGGCGTGGTTTCTACTTTAAAAAATTGAATACAGCAATACACAAATAATCCAAAGAAAACTACTGTTACAAGGTTCATCATTATAAGTAACCAAGCATTTTTTCCTTTAAATAAACCGAAAATCATTCCTAACATATTCTGTTCTTCTAACGAATCATAAAATTTTGCTTCTTCTGCGGTAAGTGTTTCTTTAATTAATTTGTCAATGTCTTCTATATTTTTCATGTTTTCTATGTTTTTAGTATTGTTTTTAATTTTTCTCTGGCATGATACAATCTAGATTTTGCCGTGCCTTCTGATATTTGAATGATTTCTGAAACCTCTTTTAATGAATAGTCATGTACATAAAACAACTGAATTACTTGTTGTTGATGTATTGGCAATTCTTTGATCGCTATTAATAGTTTTTGTTTTAAAGGCGATAGATCTTCAGACGGAATGTCCTGAATGGATTTGGTTACTTTATACGATTCGTGGTGTTTTGTTTGTTTGGAGATTCCCTTTGTCCAATCGATTGCCTTTGTGTACACAATTCGCAATGCCCAACTTTTAAAACGTTCTACATCTTTTAACGTATGTATTTTATTTATGATGAGATTCCAACTGTCTTGCGCAATATCTTTTGCGGCATCTGCATCTTTCACTATCCAATACGCTTGATTGCAAAATGTTTTGTGAAACCGTTTTACCAAAATCGCCAAAGCGCTTTGATCGCCTTTTATGTAGCGAGTGACTAATGTTCCATCAGATATGTGCGTTTTTTTATGCATAAAAAAGTTCCGTCTGTACTAAGGACGTAAAAAAGTTGCATAGGTTCACTTTTTGGGAAGATTTTTTGTATGCGCTTGATTTTTATACGCTTTGTATTAATAGGATGACTGATTACCTAATAGTATTCAATAATTCTTGTAACAGTATCTACTTCTAAATTGTTAATCTTGGACGTCTGTTTGTTCCAATTTCCTAGCGAATCATATTGATACGTTGCTGTATATGAATACACGGAAGAATTATATTTTTTCGTACCATTATAATTTTTAGTTACTTCTGTAAAACTAATAATATCTCCGTGCGTATTGTAAGAAAACGATCTTTCAATACGTTGATTGTAGGTCTTTGGATTTATATCTCCAGATTCTATCGCTGAAATAATATTATCATTTTTATCGTATGCTACAGAAAAATAAGATTTAGAACCGCCTTCTTTTTTCGGCATTACTACTTCTTTGACAATTCGACCAAGCGTATCATATTTAAAATTTGTAATAGAAGCATCATTTCTTCTGTATATAACTTGCATTGAAATCTTTGTTCCATTGGAGTCATACGTATATGTGACTGAAAGATCATCGGCTAGTTTCGAAACCAAATGTCCTTTGGAATCGTAACGAAAAATAATACTGTCATTAAGTTTACTGCCAATTTTGTAATATATTTTTTGAAGTTTACGTTCCGCATCATACATATATTCACTTAAAGAACCTAGATTTTCAACTTTTGTAATTCGTCCGTCAAGCGCAAATGAATAACTGTATCTTTGAGTACCATATTGATTGGATTCTTGATAAGTAATTTTTTTTACTTTACCTTTTAATCCATAATCTTCAAGTTCCATTTTATCTTTTAAGATTTGACCTTGAAGCTTGAAACTGAATACACTTGCAAAAGCAATTAGATAGATGATTTTTTTCATAATGTCCCTTTAAGCTAAATACTTTTGAAAAAAGATTATTCTATGCAATATACAAGCTATTTGACAAATGAAACATCCATAGTACCGAAAAATAGCAGATAATAAGTGTTTCCGCTTTATGAATTAATTTATAATTCTGCGAATATGCATTTAATGACATTAACAATAATAATACATACAAAATAACTTCATATAATGATTTTTTTCAATTGTTATATAATTTGAACTTCAATTCAAAACTATATACTATACGTGAAAAATAAAAGGATGAATATGTGAAAGTATCTTTTCATTGAGTAAATACACAATATCTAAACCACAACTTCCAAAACTTTTAGCATTTTTTTAAATATTCCCACCATAAATAATATATATATTTACTGCTATTGTTATTTTTGCCACATGGGAAGAAGAAATCGAAGACAAGTTTTTGAAAAGGTGGAAGTGATTGATACTGCCGTAAAAGGAAAAACAGTAGCAAAAACAGATGAAGGAGTCATTATATTTTTACCAAACGCCGTTCCTGGCGATGTGGTAGATATTCAAACCTATAAGAAGCGTAAAGCCTATTATGAAGGGAAAGCAACGCATTTTCATACGCTTTCTGATAAACGTGTGGAACCTGTTTGTCAGCATTTTGGAACTTGTGGAGGTTGCAAATGGCAACATATGGGCTACGAACACCAATTGTTTTACAAACAAAAAGAGGTTTTTAATAATTTAACCCGAATTGGAAAGGTTGAATTACCAGAACTCACACCAATTTTAGGAAGTGCCGAACAATACTTCTACCGAAATAAAATGGAATTTTCGTTTTCGGACAGTCGTTGGTTAACGCAAGAAGAAGTAGATTCAGAAGAAGATTTAGGCGATAGAAACGCACTTGGATTTCATATTCCTGGTATGTGGGACAAAATTTTAGATGTAAAAAAATGTCATTTACAAGCTGATCCATCAAATGCAATCCGTAATTCGATTAGACAATTTGCTATAGAAAATGATATTACTTTCTTTAATACGCGTCATCAAACTGGATTGTTACGTACATTAATGTTACGAACTTCTTCTAACGGAGAAGTAATGGTATTGATTCAATTTTATCAAGAAGATGTAGAAAAACGTGAATTATTATTAAATTATGTGAAAGAGACGTTTCCAGAAATTACGTCGTTATTATATGTAATCAACGGAAAAGGAAATGATACGATTTACGATCAGGAAGTGATTTGCTTCAGCGGACGCGATCATATTTTTGAGGAAATGGAAGGTTTGAAGTTTAAAATAAACGCAAAATCATTCTATCAAACAAATTCAGATCAAGCATACGAATTATATAAAATTACACGTGACTTTGCAGATTTAAAAGGCGATGAACTCGTATACGATTTATACACAGGAACAGGAACGATTGCACAATTTGTCGCAAAAAAAGCAAAAAAAGTAGTTGGAGTTGAGTCGGTTCCGGAAGCAATTGAAGCAGCAAAAGAAAATGCGGAATTAAACAATATTACGAATACCGAATTTTATGTTGGTGATATGAAAAAGGTGTTTAACGCAAAGTTCATTTCCACACATGGAACGCCCGATATTATTATTACCGATCCGCCACGTGACGGAATGCACGGCGATGTTGTGCAACAAATTATAAACATTGCACCAAAAAAAATAGTCTATGTAAGTTGTAATAGCGCCACACAAGCGCGCGATTTAGCTTTGATGGACGCACTTTATAAAGTAACCAAAGTACAAGCCGTTGATATGTTTCCGCAAACGCATCACGTTGAAAATGTTGTACTTTTAGAAAGAAGAAATTAAAATATATGAAGAAATTATCTTATATAGGAATCTCAATTGTGGTAATTTTTACGGCAATTTTATGTATCTCTTGCGAGAAAGATGATATTTGTACCGAAGGAACACTGACAACACCTTTGCTAGTCATTGAGTTTTTTGATGCAGCAAATACGACGGAAGATGTCGCGAAAAATGTAACGAATTTAAAAGTACAAGGTATTGATGCGCTTACTGAATTTCAAGCTGCTGCCGCAACTGTAAATACCGTTTCTATTCCGCTACGAACGCAAAATATAACAACTTCATATAGTTTCATTTCCGGATACGAAGTTGATGATATGGGCGTTCAGACTGCGGGAAATGAAGATATTATTACCTTTAATCATGAAACACAAGAAATTTTTCTTTCCAGAGCTTGTGGTTATATTACAAATTATACATTAGAAGATGCGCCTGATGTTACAGTTGATACTGATAACTGGATAAATCCTACTACGGGAATTATAGTAGCTGTACAAATTGTTCAAAACGAAACCGAAACACATGTTAAGATATATCATTAGTACACTCGCATTCTTCGTGTTTAGCGTGAGTTTTGCACAAGATACGGAAGTAACAACCGTTGTAAACGATACAATTCCAACGAAGGAAAATTACAATTTACGCGTTGGTATTGATGTAAGCAAACCAATCCGAATGTTGTTGGAAGACGATTATCAAGGATTTGAAATTGTAGCAGATTTTAGATTGACGAAAAAGTTTTACCTCGCAGCCGAATTAGGAAACGAGAAAAAAACCGTAGCTGAAGATCAACTTAATTTTACAACACAAGGAAGCTTTGTCAAAGTAGGTTTTGACTTTAATGCGTATGAAAACTGGTTTGGAATGCAAAATTCTATAATTGTGGGAATGCGTTACGGATTTAGCACACATTCACAAACATTAAATAGTTATAGCATCTATCAATCGAATCAACATTTAGAAGACGAAAGCATTTTGACGCAATCGCCAGGAACTGAATTTTCTAGCTTAAACGGACATTGGGTTGAAGTTGTTGCAGGTATAAAAGTTGAATTGTATGATAACATTTACATGGGATTTAGCTTTCGCTTGAATCGATTAATGAGTAGTAAAGAACCTGAAAACTTTCAAAACTTATTCATTCCCGGATTTAATAAAGTTACTTCTGATAGTAATATTGGTGCAGGTTTCAATTATACAATTAGCTATTCAATTCCTATCTATAAAAAGGCAAAGAAGAAGAAAGTTGAGGAAGAAGATGTTTCTAAGAAATAAGTGATACTAGCTATTTTTCGTTTGCCCTATCAAACCAAACTCAACACTATTAATAATGAATCTACTAGACTTCATTATTGGAGCATTATTAGCCAATGCAATGCCACATTTAATTTTTGGACTCACCAAAACGCACTTTCTTGGCATGTTTGGATTTAGTCCAAAAGGGAATATTATGTACGCTATTCTTCAGTTTGTAATTTGTATCCTCTTATTCTATTTCAATTACGGATTAAATACATTACTTGAAAACGGATTTTTACTTGGAGGAATTGCGATAGTAGTGCTTTATTTTATTTTTGGGAAAATTTTAGTGAATTTTTATGGGGAAAAGAAAAAAACTGCGACTGAGAATAACTAGGAACAAACAAGCTCTCTTTTTTAAATATTCCTAAAACGAAGAAACTTCAACCATAGGAACTTTTATAATTACATAATCATTATGTTTTTTCTCAAATGATATAGATTTAGTAGCGTTATCAATTGATTTTATAGTAATTCCAACAGGAAGTCCTTCATAATTTTCTTTAGACAGGATGAGTCCGTCAGTGGTATATATGTATGTATATTTTTTTCCAGTTGATAAATCACAAATGAATAACTTATTTCTAGATAAGATATTGGCATCCGAACTTGACTTCATGTAATCTGTACCAACTTCTGAAACAATCAAATAAGAACCGTTTTCATCTTTAAAATAATCAATAAGATATGAAAACTCAGTATCAAATTGATTCATATCAACAATCACATTTCCGTTATGCTTGATTGTTTTTTCTGTCACAGTAAACCCTTTTTCTTTAATTAATGCTTCAGATTCATCATTTGCAAGTCGCAAACTCATATTGTTATAATATGTAAACATTGAGAAAAATCCATTACTGTAAAAATCAGCATCCGTATGTGTTTTAGAATAATTAGTAACTACCGATTTCGATTTACAAGCACATAAGAGAAGTAAACTACATATGAGTATAAGGCAGTTTTTATACATCAAACCTCCTTTTCCCCTTTACTAAACAGCGAACGCATCAATACTTTCTCTCTGCCATCAACTGTAACTGCTGCAAATTTTGGCGCTATTACACTTGCTAATACTGCGCAAACTACTGATAACCACAATCCGCTTAATGGCAACACATACCATAACGTAAAACGAAATACTAAGAAAAGTGACACAAACGCTACAAAATTGCAAAGTATTGCTTTGGTTTTTGGTTTCATATATTGAAATTTTAATCTTCTTTAGTTTGGTCTTGATCGTTGCTTTGATCTTGATCGTTATCTTGATTCTGATGTTTGGCTTTTTTGCTTCCTGCGTACATTTCGTACTTTACCAAACGTGATTCTAGTTTTCCGTTGAATACTTTTATTTTTCGTGACGGACGTAATCCAACATGTTTCAACGCTTCCATGTTTGATGTGATAAACCAAGCATTTGTATTTGCATATCCTTGTTTTAATGTATCTCCGATATCGGCGTAAAATTCTTCCATATCAATGTGCAAACGTTCGCCGTATGGCGGATTGAACAAAATATGCAACTTTTCGTCACCTTGTTTTTTAGTTTCAAAGAAGTTTTGTTGACTGATCTGTATATAATCACTCAAATTAGCATTTCGGACATTGTCTTTTGCTTTCTGAACTGCCGAAGGTGCTTTGTCATATCCGTAAATATTGTGATGAAACTCACGAATTTTTCGCAACGAAGATTCTTCTATCTTTTCATATAAATCAACATCCCAATCTCCCCATTTTTCAAAACCGAATTCTTTCCGATTTATGTTTGCAGGAATGTTACAAGCAATCATTGCCGCTTCAATAGCAATCGTTCCACTTCCGCACATCGGATCGAGCAAATCTGATTGTCCGTCCCAACCTGACATCATTACTAAACCTGCTGCTAAAACTTCATTAATTGGTGCAATATTCGTCGCCGTTTTATAACCACGTTTGTGCAACGAACCGCCCGAACTGTCTAATGAAATAGAACAATCGTTGTTTTGAATGTGAACATGAATCCGAAGTGTTGGAAATTTGATATCTACATTTGGACGTTTTCCTTGTGTATTTCTGAACTTATCTGCAATAGCATCTTTCGTTTTTAGAGCAATGTATTGTGAATGTGTAAATTGTTCCGAAGCAACAGTTGCATCAATAGCAAAGGTTTGTTCATGCGTTAGGTATTTATCCCAATTCATATTGTAGACTCTGTCATACAAATCCTTTTCATTCTCGATTTTGAAATATTGAATTGGCTTTAGGATTTTAATTGCCGTACGCAAGCATAAATTTGCTTTGTACATGAATCCTTTGTCACCTCTAAAAGTTACGTTACGAGTTCCTTTGCGGATATCCATCGCGCCTAACTTTTTCAATTCTTCTTCCAATAAGTCTTCAAAACCATGTAAGGTTTTGGCAACCATTTTATAATTATCTTCCATTTGCTACTGCTCTAAAGCGCAAAAGTACATTAATTTATAACCTTATAAAACTTGTGATGAGAAAGGTTGAAGTTTTAAGGGAATATTACCTGTAAGAATTTATTTTTTGATGTTGATTTTACTATTTGAATTATTTTATTTCATCAAATAAATTGAGAACCAGATATAAGTATTTTGAAATTAATTGATGAATTGTAATTTACGTATATTTGTATATAACACTTCACAATTATGGGAGCAATAGAATTGAGAAATAAAATAATTGAACTTTTAAATACTGACAATGTCAGCTATTTAGAAGACATTTTTGAATTTGCTGAAAAGAAAAAACAACCTTCTTCCAAAAGCGATACTATTGCGTATACTGTTCAAGGAAAACCACTTACACAAGAAGCGTATGTTAAACAGATTAAAGATGCTGATGCATCAATAAATGCTGGAGAATTTATTAGTGTTGAAGACCTAGAAGAAGAAATTCGGAATTGGCAATAGCGTATGTCCACAAAGAAAATTCGTGTTGTTTGGTCTACTAAAGCTACAACTGATTTAAAAGATATTTTTGATTGGGTTAAAAAACAAACTACATCAGTTGTGTTAGCTTCCAATGTTGTCACAGACATTGTAAACAGTAGTAAGAATATTATTTTTACTGAGCAATATCAAGTTGAAGAATTATTAGGAGAACCTTTCCGTAGAATCATTGTCAGACACTATAAAATTATCTACAAAGTAGAAAGCAATACAGAGATACGAATACTTGCAATTTTTGATACACATAAGAATCCCAACACTATTGATATTAAAATATCCTAGTCCAAATATCCAAACGGCATTTTAAGACTAAAGAAGATGAAAAGCAATCACTTTTGAAATTATTTCCCAATTACCTCGACTACAACAACGCAAAATATGTTAATTTTGCAGTTCGTTAATTTTATTCACTAAACTGGGTTAAGGATAGAAACGGCATCCTCCCGATTTTCAGGGAGATATAGTGGATAGCCTGACCGCAAATGTACACTGAGCGAAGCGGAAGTGTACATTTGTGGAAACCCCAAAATAAATTATGCAAGAAGAAAATACAACTTGGTACGCATCGTGGTTTGATACTTCGTATTATCACGTACTTTATAAAGATCGCGGATATGACGAAGCGGAAGCGTTTGTGAAGCATTTGGTGGAGTTTTTGAATGTGCCAGAAAACGGAACTATTTTAGATTTGGCTTGTGGAAAAGGGAGACATTCTGTGTTTTTGAATAAAATGGGCTATGATGTTACGGGCGTTGATTTGTCGCCAAATAGTATTGAACTTGCCTCACAATTTGAAAACGAAACACTTCGTTTTGAAGTGCATGACATGTGCAAACCGTATCCGAAACAGTTTGATGCAGTATTTAATTTATTTACGAGTTTTGGCTATTTTGAACATGAAGCTGATAATTTACGAACGCTAAAATCCATTAAAGCCGAACTTAATGAAACCGGTTTTGCTGTGATTGATTTTCTGAATGCAGATTTTGTAATCGATAATTTAGTCGAAAATGAAGTGAAAGAAGTTGACGGAATTGTCTTCCGATTGCATCGATATGTAAAAGACGGATTTATTTATAAAGATATTCGTTTTGAAGCTGACGGACGCGAACATCACTACACCGAAAAGGTAAAAGGATTGCGGCTTGAAGATTTTGAATCGTATTTTAATGCGGCAGATATTGATTTATTAGCTATTTTTGGGGATTATAGTCTTGGAAAGTTTGACAGAAAAACGTCTTCTAGGCTTATTATGATTTTTAAATGATACATTATTTACTTCCTATTTTAGCAGTAGTACTTGGTTTTTTGTTTGTAACTGTTTTTCAGTTTCGCGAAAAGAAACACATGAAGTTATTGCTTGCATTTAGTGGCGCTTTTTTATTAGCAATCACGGTTTTCAACTTACTTCCTACTGTTTTTAGTGAGTATCAACCTAGTTATGGTATTTTTGTAATGGTTGGAATTTTGCTACAGATTTTCCTTGAATTTTTCTCAAAAGGAGCTGAACACGGACACGTTCATATTCATAAAGATAGTAGTGCTTTTCCGTGGTTATTGTTTGTAAGTTTGAGTGTTCACGCCATTTTAGAAGGTTTTCCAATGCATCACCACGATCATTTGGTGTATGGAATTGTAGTTCATAAAATTCCGATTGCTATTATTTTGACAACGTTTTTTTATGGTTCTAAAATGTCCAAGTTTTCTATTTTGACATTTTTGTTTTTGTTTGCATTGATGACACCTTTGGGAAGTTTCTTATCAGAACAGTTAACGTTTTTAGAAGCGTATCAGAATGAAATATCAGCGTTGGTAATAGGAATCTTTTTACATATTTCTACGACTATTTTGTTTGAAAGTTCAGAAGGTCATAAGTTTAATTTGACAAAGTTGATTGTTATTGTTGCAGCAACTACTATTGCGTTTTTTATATAGTTTGTATTTCGAGTTGGTTTAGTGTATGTGAAATTAATCGCTTTCGCTGGAATTTACTCAGCGTACAATATAAAGAACCTTTTTGTTTAATAATAGATTCCGTGTCCACTTCGACTCCGCTCAGTGTACGTACAGAATGAAAAAAAATATGTTTAGTTTAATAATAGAGATTCCGTGTCAAGCACGGAATGAAAAATACTTTTAGTTTAATAATAGAGATTCCGCATCAAGTGCGGAATGAAAAAAAATACTTTTTTTTCATGTTTAGTAAAGCAGAATCACAGAAATTACGGGAAGACTTTTGGATTTCGTTCGGAAAGTCATTTCCACGAAAGTGGGTTTTGTACAATACAAAGATTCGCGATTTTTCGTTTAAGTTTTATTTCGATAAGAAAAAAGCAATGGTTATACTTGATGTGGAAGATCAGAATATTGAGAATCGTATTAAGTATTGGGATAAAATGGTTTCTTTGAAAACTATTTTGATTGATGAATTTCTGCCAGACGCCATTTTTAATGAAGATTGTGTGTTAGATAATGGAAAAGAAATTTCCAGAATCTACCTGGAAAAACATGGTGTTTCTATTCATAATAAGAACACATGGCAAGAAACCATGGTTTTTCTGAATGAAAATATGAAAAAATTTGAAGCGTTTTATTATGAGTATGAGGATTTTATTAAAGCGTGACTTTGACTCGGCTCAGCCACCTTTTTGAAATGTTAGGTTGTTAGAGTTGCTTTGCTTTTGGGTTTTTGGGTTTTGGGTAGCGTTGTACTTCTATTTATAAATTATTTTTTAGTTCTTCTACCTGTTTACTAAATTTCTCTCCTTCATATACTGATATTTCCATTTCTAAATTATGCTCTTTACAGAATTCAAGAATTTTATCACTCATCTTTTTTGAAACTTCTATACTTTCTGCTAGCCTTTCAGTCATTTTTTTTTGTAATTCCTCATTTCCCTGTAATTCTTTAAAACTTAATGTTGCCATTGGTTTTATAAAATCAATTAAAAAAAATTCAGTAAAATTAAAATAATCTAATGCTTCTTTTTTAAGATTAATACATGAATCAATGTCATCAAGTTTTATAATTAAATCTTTACAAACCAAATGTGTTTTAGTAGCTTCATGATACATTTTTAATAATTTTTTAGAATTATCAATTCCATTTACTTTATTATTATTGAATTCTCTGATGATTTCATTCATCATTTTTGCATCATTTTTTATGGCTAATTCAACAGTATGTCTAATGTTTTCAGCTTTTTCATTTTTTGAGCAACTAATTAGTAAAAGGGTAAGTATTAATAATAGAGTGTATTTCATTCTCAGTTTTATTATTTTAATCTAAAGCTACATGTTTCCTAAATTAAATCAAAATTATAAGAATGGTTTTAACTTTATAAACAGATTGCTTCGCTATCACTCGCAATGACAAAATCAATTTACTATTTACATTTAAAATTCAGCATTCAACATTTAACATTTAACATTTCTAAACTTTCTTTATCACATATGTCACAATTCCCCAAATTAAAAGTTGTTTGTCTTTTGTTACTTTTATTGGTTTATACTTATCATTTTCTGGCATAAGATAAACGCATTCTTTGGTTATTTTTAATCGTTTCACAGTGAATTCTCCATCTACATAACACACTGCAATTTTTCCATCTTTCGGCGGAATGCTTTTGTCTATCACCAGTAAATCATTGTTATCCAATCCTGCGCCAATCATTGATTCGCCACTTACGCGCGCATAGTAAGTGGTGTTTTTATCTTTTATGAGTTCTTCATCTAAACTGATGCGTTTATTTTGGAAATCGGCTGCTGGCGACGGAAATCCTGCCGAAATTCCTTCTTCTACAAATTCGAGATGAATATTTCCTTTTTTGACATTTTTAAACGTCAGCACGTTGCTTGTTTCTTTTTTTTTCATCTGCTTTCCTACTAAATAGTTTTACAGTTTAAGATAATAATATCGCTAAATTTCGTTGTATATTCTGGTGATAAGTGTGCTTGCCGCATTTTCCAAGTTCGTTGTAAATCTTGATTTGCCATTTTTATTTTTCGTCCGCCATATTTATCATTTAACACATCCATAGTTGCCATTAATTGTACTTGTTTTGGGTCTTCATTTTTGAATAAGTCCAATTGTAACGCGTCCGTTTTTACCAAACCCATTAAGATAACGCCAGCTCGTTTGTACTTTATTCCTGGTTTAAAGATTTCGCTTAATGCTTTTTGTGCAAATTGATTTATGGTTAATAACGAATTTGTTGCGTATGGTAACGTGACAGTTCTACTTGCTCTGTATTGCGATTCTTGTTTTTTGTTTCGATCACTTTTTAGATAAACCGTCACAATATTACAAGAAGAACCTTGCATGCGTAATTTTTCGCTACAGCGTGAAGCAAAAGTTGCAATACGTTCTTTCATGTTTTCCTTGTCAGAAAATGTATATTCAAAACTTCGCGATGTCGCGATTACTTTTTTGTGTTGAAATTCACCATCTTCTAACAAAATAGTAGGTTCGCCTTCTAAATCTTTTTTGAGTCGTAAACCTACAATAGACATGTTTCGTTTTACCCAATCGTCTCTGAGTTTTGTGAATTCGAAAGCTGTATGCGCACCTTTGTTTTGTAAACGTTCCTTGTTTCCCCTACCAATTCCCCAAATATCTTTTATAGGAAGCCATTTGAGAAGTTTGATGCGTTTTTCATCGGTATCAATTACATAATACCCATTTGTTTTTTCGGGAAACTTCTTTGTGATATTGTTTGCTGCTTTAGATAATGCTTTCGTAGGCGCAATTCCAACACTTACAGGAATTCCAGTACATTGATAGATATAATTTTTAATGGTAGATCCAAGTTTTTGATAATTATCGGTTTTGGGTAATCTCAAAAAAGCTTCGTCAATACTATAGACTTCTACATCTGGCGAAAAGTTTTCGAGAAGTTTCATCACGCGTTCACTCATATCGCCGTATAAAGAATAGTTAGACGACCGAACTTGGATGTTTTTCTCTGCAATGATTTCTTTGTACTTAAAAAGTGGCGC from Kordia antarctica encodes the following:
- a CDS encoding ZIP family metal transporter; the protein is MIHYLLPILAVVLGFLFVTVFQFREKKHMKLLLAFSGAFLLAITVFNLLPTVFSEYQPSYGIFVMVGILLQIFLEFFSKGAEHGHVHIHKDSSAFPWLLFVSLSVHAILEGFPMHHHDHLVYGIVVHKIPIAIILTTFFYGSKMSKFSILTFLFLFALMTPLGSFLSEQLTFLEAYQNEISALVIGIFLHISTTILFESSEGHKFNLTKLIVIVAATTIAFFI
- a CDS encoding DUF4268 domain-containing protein; amino-acid sequence: MFSKAESQKLREDFWISFGKSFPRKWVLYNTKIRDFSFKFYFDKKKAMVILDVEDQNIENRIKYWDKMVSLKTILIDEFLPDAIFNEDCVLDNGKEISRIYLEKHGVSIHNKNTWQETMVFLNENMKKFEAFYYEYEDFIKA
- a CDS encoding Y-family DNA polymerase; amino-acid sequence: MYAIIDCNSFFASCERAFDPELINKPLVILSNNDGCVISRSSEAKMLGIPMGAPLFKYKEIIAEKNIQVRSSNYSLYGDMSERVMKLLENFSPDVEVYSIDEAFLRLPKTDNYQKLGSTIKNYIYQCTGIPVSVGIAPTKALSKAANNITKKFPEKTNGYYVIDTDEKRIKLLKWLPIKDIWGIGRGNKERLQNKGAHTAFEFTKLRDDWVKRNMSIVGLRLKKDLEGEPTILLEDGEFQHKKVIATSRSFEYTFSDKENMKERIATFASRCSEKLRMQGSSCNIVTVYLKSDRNKKQESQYRASRTVTLPYATNSLLTINQFAQKALSEIFKPGIKYKRAGVILMGLVKTDALQLDLFKNEDPKQVQLMATMDVLNDKYGGRKIKMANQDLQRTWKMRQAHLSPEYTTKFSDIIILNCKTI
- a CDS encoding LexA family protein; protein product: MKKKETSNVLTFKNVKKGNIHLEFVEEGISAGFPSPAADFQNKRISLDEELIKDKNTTYYARVSGESMIGAGLDNNDLLVIDKSIPPKDGKIAVCYVDGEFTVKRLKITKECVYLMPENDKYKPIKVTKDKQLLIWGIVTYVIKKV